The proteins below are encoded in one region of Cololabis saira isolate AMF1-May2022 chromosome 13, fColSai1.1, whole genome shotgun sequence:
- the LOC133458808 gene encoding LOW QUALITY PROTEIN: uncharacterized protein LOC133458808 (The sequence of the model RefSeq protein was modified relative to this genomic sequence to represent the inferred CDS: substituted 2 bases at 2 genomic stop codons) → MASPSPTVSPLCCSVCEMFSYSSASFSEDGKCLKCSLFAGLEARLSQLEVRFCQFDHSPIDSSASQAKLAADRPVAEAASRFPAAPEQPASQGGWVTVLRKRSPKGRTEHHHPLHVSNRFSPLSDTPVEKPTLVIGDSIVRHVRPTPATIVRCIPGARAGDIEANLKLMASNLXXSNRKFGKVIINVGANDSRLRQSEVTKINIVSVCNYAKSMSDSVGFSGPLPNLTSDDVFRCLAACSRSAAARRATLTAGRVEGDGRDADEPLRRIKEPLTHVFTPLGHFVTRPIKSQLNVLSVGGVGDAAPDL, encoded by the exons atggcctctccgtctcccaccgtttcacctctttgctgctcagtgtgtgaaatgtttagctattcctctgcctcctttagtgaagacggtaagtgcttaaagtgtagtttatttgcagggctggaggcgaggctcagtcagttagaggtccggttctgccaatttgaccatagtccgatagactCGTCAGCTagccaggctaagctagcggcggaccggcctgtAGCAGAAGCTGCTAGCCGcttccctgcagctcccgagcagccggccagtcagggcggctgggtgacggttctgaggaagcgtagtcctaaagggcgcacggaacaccaccacccgcttcatgtgtctaaccgattttccccactcagcgacacacccgttgagaagccgaccctggtgattggcgactccatagtcaggcatgtgaggccgactccagcgaccatagttaggtgcatcccgggggccagagcgggcgacattgaagcaaatttgaagctgatGGCTTCAAATTTGTAATGAAGTAAtcgtaaatttggtaaagttatcatcaatgtcggagctaatgactcccgtcttcgccagtcggaagtgaccaaaattaatattgtctcggtgtgtaactacgccaaaagtatgtcggactccgtaggtttctctggtcccctccccaatctgaccagcgatgacgtGTTTAGATGTTTAGCCGCATGCTcccgctccgccgctg CTCGCCGAGCCACGCTGACAGCCGGCCGCGTCGAGGGAGACGGCCGAGACGCCGACGAGCCTCTGCGGCGGATCAAAGAGCCGCTTACACATGTCTTCACGCCCCTCGGTCACTTTGTTACCAGGCCAATTAAATCACAGCTAAATGTTTTGTCAGTGGGAGGGGTGGGAGACGCTGCCCCCGACCTGTAA